One Vibrio penaeicida DNA segment encodes these proteins:
- a CDS encoding secondary thiamine-phosphate synthase enzyme YjbQ translates to MWHQTTFCLTAKRRGFHLITDEIEQHLPQIDQYSIGLLHLFIQHTSASLTLNENADPTVRTDMEQHFNKFVPERAPYYLHTYEGDDDMPAHIKASTLGSSVSIPISNGRLALGTWQGVYLGEHRDHGGARRIIATLQGQCE, encoded by the coding sequence ATGTGGCATCAAACTACCTTTTGTCTCACCGCAAAACGCCGAGGCTTTCATCTTATTACTGATGAAATTGAACAACATTTACCACAAATTGACCAGTACTCGATAGGTCTTTTACATCTTTTTATTCAACATACGTCCGCAAGCTTAACTTTGAATGAAAATGCAGATCCAACCGTTCGTACTGATATGGAACAACACTTTAATAAATTTGTGCCGGAACGAGCGCCTTACTACTTACATACTTATGAAGGTGATGATGATATGCCTGCACATATCAAGGCGTCCACTTTAGGTTCAAGCGTGAGCATTCCAATTAGTAATGGGCGATTAGCGTTAGGAACTTGGCAAGGGGTGTACTTAGGAGAGCATCGCGATCATGGTGGCGCTCGAAGAATTATCGCCACGCTTCAAGGACAATGTGAATAG
- a CDS encoding BamA/TamA family outer membrane protein, whose product MPKRLIISSLLASSFCAPGVVSAYEWLPPWMPDTAAVPFAFSSSTLGNTIGVAGLLKGLGQPQAGLIGAGLISDKGSNMTFIGYNNFQVGNAWLLGFDAYNASYSDYIYHLGSAGDNDSQYSQKTVTDAKEAQYHFTMRYIIPWGAAAFKGARAAYEPKRRIQGASPATSGISTIKFEPFLSERSLSSSNDSAPDSTWGVNLGFEWDNRNDVRNPSLGAKLKLNIAHAPDSGNDNTWTKVEIEQSHYFSLGKVDDVFSRQVLAFDMYVADTPTWNRCGSGTCERPPEYAGVSLGGLYHLRGYSANRYHGRSAVHYSLEYRVMPEWQPLQSWPIFNWYDVPWWQWVAFVDAGRVADEFSIQELHRDMKYNLGGGIRFQVEGIVVRTEMAFGDEENMFRVMINQPF is encoded by the coding sequence ATGCCAAAGCGTCTGATTATTTCAAGCCTACTTGCTTCTTCCTTCTGCGCGCCAGGTGTTGTCTCCGCCTATGAGTGGCTTCCACCTTGGATGCCAGACACCGCCGCTGTTCCTTTTGCTTTTTCATCCAGTACGTTGGGAAATACCATCGGTGTGGCGGGTCTACTGAAAGGCCTTGGTCAACCACAAGCAGGGTTGATTGGGGCAGGGCTGATATCCGATAAAGGCAGCAACATGACCTTTATTGGCTACAACAACTTTCAAGTTGGCAACGCATGGCTACTCGGTTTTGATGCCTACAATGCCAGCTATTCCGACTACATATACCATCTAGGCAGTGCGGGCGATAATGACTCTCAGTACAGCCAGAAAACCGTCACGGATGCAAAGGAAGCGCAATACCACTTCACGATGCGCTACATCATTCCTTGGGGCGCAGCCGCCTTCAAAGGAGCAAGAGCGGCGTATGAACCCAAAAGACGTATTCAAGGGGCATCTCCTGCAACCAGTGGGATTTCCACCATTAAGTTTGAGCCGTTTTTATCCGAACGCAGCTTAAGTAGCTCAAATGATTCGGCACCCGATTCGACATGGGGTGTAAACCTCGGATTTGAATGGGACAACCGTAATGACGTTCGAAACCCAAGCTTAGGGGCTAAGCTGAAATTGAACATTGCTCACGCTCCCGATTCGGGTAACGACAATACATGGACCAAAGTTGAAATTGAGCAAAGCCACTACTTTAGCCTTGGCAAAGTAGACGACGTATTTTCTCGCCAAGTTTTGGCGTTTGATATGTATGTCGCCGATACCCCTACGTGGAATCGCTGTGGTTCCGGAACGTGTGAAAGACCACCAGAATATGCAGGCGTTTCCTTGGGGGGCTTGTACCATCTTCGCGGTTACTCGGCGAATCGTTACCATGGCAGAAGTGCAGTGCACTACAGCTTAGAGTATCGAGTTATGCCTGAATGGCAACCCTTACAAAGTTGGCCAATTTTTAATTGGTATGACGTGCCATGGTGGCAGTGGGTGGCTTTCGTTGATGCAGGTAGAGTGGCGGATGAATTCAGTATTCAAGAACTGCATCGCGATATGAAATACAACTTAGGCGGTGGAATTCGCTTCCAAGTAGAAGGCATTGTGGTTCGAACAGAAATGGCATTTGGTGATGAAGAAAACATGTTCCGTGTGATGATCAATCAGCCGTTTTAG